The sequence ACACAGTTCTGGGTCCCACCTAAAACACACCAGACTAAATGGAGATAAAGTTGATGTTGGAACATCTCAGTGTCTGAAATTTCATCTGCAGTGATTATTATTTGTCCTGTGGACCAGACAGCACTTTGTCCCAAAAGAAAACAATGACAATAATCTTTCTTTTAGGACGTATTGATGTTTGTTGGGTTTAGGTTTCATGAAATTCCAGGAGACACTCCTCTAAGATTTTTCCAGGAACTTGCAGGagaacattttgttttcacAGTGAAAATTGCTCAGCGCTGAAACGCGACTCCTTTAACAACTAACTACAGTTAACTCTCTTTATATTAACGGTGATCTATTAAACCCAGATTCTAAAGTTCTTATAAAgcttggcacacacacacacacacacacacacacacacacacacacacacacacacacacgcacacaaacacacacatagatacgaagatacacacagagatacagtatatacacgcacacacacacacacacacccacatagatacacacacacacttatacacacactcttgcacacactcttgcacacacacacacacacacacacacacacacacacacacacacacacacacacacacacaccgctatCTGGCTTTAGTTAGGGGGCAAAATGATGTCAGCTCTTACCGTTTATCATCACCGAGTgtaagagagagcaggagaccGGGGGAACATTGACGCTTCTGTGTATAAACTCCACACCGCACTGAGTTAATGCCATCAGCATGAAGCCTGAATGCGGTTCTCGCGTGAATCCGAGCTTTGGGAGCGGAGCGGCGTTTTTAAGGCTTGAGCTCCACccctccctttctgtctctccctccctctctctctctctctctctctctctctctctctctctctcacacacacacacacacacacacacacacacacacacatgtacaatgCATTTCCCGGAAAGTTTGCTTTCGCTTTAGCTTGAAGCTCTTCTCTGAAATCGTGAGCCTGTGCTTCAAACCgcagtgcgcgcgcgcgcgcctccGTGACAACACGCGATCCTGGTTACTATGGCGAccgagtgcgcgcgtgtgtgcccgtgtgtgtttgcgtgttaGAAAAGCATGTCGTGTCCCTCGCTGTTCCCTTGTGCGCATGTACACGTGAATGTATATTATAGTGACAGAATTATGTATTGTACAGAATTAATGATTCATATGTGACGCTTCTGTTTAATTATAATTTCCCTTTGTTTTCTTGGCTGAAGCTAACAGGACTGTACCAGCATGACaatgtgcacaaagcagctccattgtgtgtgtgtgtgtgtgtgtgcgtgcgtgtgtgtgtgtgtgtgtgtgtgtgtgtgtgtgtgtgtgtgtgtgtgtgtgtgtgtgtgagagagagagagagagagagagagaaagtgtgtgtgtgtgtgtgtgtgtgtgtgtgtgagagagagagagagagagagagagaaagagagagagtgtgtgtgtgtgtgtgtgtgtgtgtgtgtgtgtgtgtgtgtgtgtgtgtgtgtgtgtgcatgatgtgtTAAAGTTTAACAGGttgtgtgttcacactgaaCCGTGAACACATTTGGAATGAACTGAAACACAGACTGTTATAATGTGGTATGTGGTGTTCTACCAGGGCACATGTATGTGagggtcaggggtgcacaaacttttgaccatgtagtatgtgtgtctctgtatgtgtgtcacatggatgtgatggtcggtgcacaaacttttgatgccatgtagtgtgtgtgtgtgtgtgtgtgtgtgtgtgtgtgtgtgtgtgtgtgtgtgtgtgtgtgtgtgtgtgtgtgtgtgtgtgtgtgtgtgtgcctactGGAGCCTGCATATGTTAAATCCTCTGAACAGTCTGCACTGTTACCATGCAGTTAACaacaaaaatagtaataatCATAAAATGATACTGTTATAGCATTACAGGTATACAATGATTATAAACATCTATAACTCTCTATTTTATTACTCTCTCGTTTTAACTAAAGTTCTGTGTCACTGCAGGAGATCCTGTACAGAACGTCTCTGCGTCTGTTTATTAAGTTTATCAGAGCGGGTATTTGTGCAGAAACGTTCCGAGACgttcgtgtcgtgtcgtgtcgccAGACTGTTGCGTTATAACGTCTGTAAGTGCTGTAATGaggacagagctgctgttagttTCATTTCTGAGCAGCGGAGACGTTTAGAGTGCACGTGTATCGAAACCTCTGCACCTGAACACTGCACAGTAAATCCAGGTTCATTAGGACGTTTACACACATCTTTAGTTCTCTTTTACAAATGCTTCTAACAAATGATTTCATTGTGAAACTGAAATGCataacacacgcacaaacacacacacgcgcgcgcgcgcacacaggcATGCTGAGTCGTGGCCTTACTGCCATACTGCTTTCATTTCTGTAGAGTTTCTCAGAAATGCTCATGTTTACTTCATGATGGATCAGACATCCTTCTTTTACATATGGCTGATAAGATTAGATCACACAAACATCGCATGAGTAACTGCAGTTCCTCTGAGATTCTTGTTCCCTTCTAAGCAACTGGGTCCTTTTGGGGAAATTAggatttttgtcatttattgcaTTATGTCTCATATCAGTTTATAATCACCACATGATGGATTTTAATTAACAGAACTTACTTTTCCAAACTAAAATGAGttatgtctgtttattttattaattcattaattagtacgattaattaattatttttgtattttaatagtTTTGTAAGTGTGACATAAATTTGATAAAcgttatattttttaaaagaaaatctcagacattatttttaatgtcacCTTAAACCTGATAAACTACAGAAGTGACAGCTGTCTAAAGTGAAAGTGTTCAAAAATGTGAtgcttgtgatattatttatctattatgTAAATTTGCGTGCATGAACCTGAACAGGTAACTACACGAGGTTACTGGgtcacggtgtgtgttgtgtgtgtgtgtgttgtgtgtgtgcgtgtgcatgtgtgtgcgtatgtgttgtttgtgtatgcgtgcgtatgtgtgttgtatttgtgtgtgcgtatgtgtgttgtgtgcatatgtgtgttgtgtttgtgtgtgttgtatttgtgtgtgcatgtgtgtgttgtgtttgtgtgtgttgtgtgtgttgtatttgtgcgtgtgtgttgtgtttgtgcctgtgcgtgttgtgtgcgtaagtgtgtgtgtgtgcgtgtgcatgtgtgtatgtgttgtgtttgtgttgtgtgcgtaagtgtgtgtgtgtgcgtatgtgtgttgtgtgcgtgtgcgtatgtgttgtatttgtgtgtattgtgtgtgcgtgcatgtgttttgtttgtgttgtgtgtgcgcgtgtgtgtgtgcctatgtgtgtTGTATTCGTGTgtgttgtgcatgtgtgtgttgtttgtgcgtatgtgttgtgtttgtatgcatgtgcgtatgtgtgttgtgtgtgtgtgtgtgtgcgtgagcctATGTGTgttggatttgtgtgtgtgtgttgtttgtgcgtgtgttgtatttgtgtgtgtgtgttgtttgtgcatgtgtgtgtgcgtgtgcgtatgtgttgtatttgtgtatgttgtgcgtgtgcgtttgtgttgtgtttgtgttgtgtgggtgcctatttgtgttgtatttgtgtgtgcgtgcatgtgtgtgttgtgtttgtgtgtgcgtgcatgtgtgtgttgtgtttgtgcgtgtgtgcgtgtgtgttgtatttgtgcatgtgttgtgtgtgttgtatttgtgcgtgtgtgttttgtttgcgcgtgtgtgttgtgtttgtgcgtgtgttgtgtgtgttgtatttgtgcgtgtgtgttgtgtttgtgcgtgtgtctctgtgtgttgtatttgtgcatgtgttgtgtgtgttgtatttgtgcgcgtgtgtgttttgtttgtgcgtgtgtgcatgtgtgttgtgtttgtgcgtgtgttgtgtgtgttgtatttgtgcgtgtgtgtgtgtgttgtatttgtgcgtgtgtgtgttgtgtttgtgcgtgtgttgtgtgtgttgtatttgtgcgtgtgtgtgttgtatttgtgcgtgtgtgtgttgtgtttgtgaatgtgtgcatgtgtgtgttgtgcgtgtgcgtgtgtgtgttgtgcgtgtgcgtgtgtgtgttgtgcgtgtgtgtgttgtgcgtgtgcgtgtgtgtgtggtctctttTTCCCTAATAATTTGACAGTTGTTTTCCaggaaagtgaaagtgaaagcaCGGCTGTTGTTCACTATCTTACCAGCAGATGTCACTGTTACCTGGAACTAAATGtcctcttttttaaatttattcagtTTGTACACTGTTAGGTCAACAGATTAGATCATTTTCTGCAGAAATGTTGCAGGAGGAGGTTGTGTTGTGTCACCAGACCATAGTGTTATAACACATAAACATGCTAAAATGAGCTCCGACCCACTGTTAGGTTCATTTCTGGATAAACGAGACGTTTAGAGTCTGTTCTCTTTGGTGGACGGACGtgagtttaaatatttttctcattaattcgtttatctctttttttctttaaatgggTTTATCCTCAATAAGAAATCAGTGGTTACGTTTTTACACCATCGATCCTTTTGACTAGGAAAGTTTCTCTTATTTCCCACATTGATCAGTGAACTGCATCCaaaaataaagttcaactaactTTATTCCATTCAGGTTTAAGTGttgaaaatttttttattgtcgTCCAtccagacttttattttatttatcttttaatcAGCACAATAAGAGTACAATGGATTCAGATTGGGATTCAGttctttgtctctttttccttctgttgCTTTCACATTCAACAGATTCCCACAAGTCACATGACCTACCTTCAACTCTCGAACCATAAAAACCACGTCCGCACTCTTCCTTTATCGCAAACATCTGTGTCTACTGCACAAAGAATTAATATGTAGGAGACTTCTGGAATTTGACCTTTCTTTTAACTTAACTCAGTGTTTGGAAATTCGATTCTTATCTCAAAAGCCTGAGAGTGTCCTAAAGTCACGCCGCGTCTTACTGCTCTGAGCTGCTTTTCATGAATTTATCTTTAATTTAGAATTTATCTAGAAAGCCGAACTTTTACTCAGAGCTGCTTCTGAACATTTAAAGGCCTTAAAGCAATcacaatcattttattttattttattttatatacaagaaagaaaagaatgattACTTCAGTACTACAGATGAAGAAAActttctaataaacaaaaattaaaacaagaattAAACCTCTTCAaccatgaaataaatgaataaataatgcataaatatgtaataaagatttaaaatcATTTCTGAATTGGTTTTAATACAAAGTGCTTTGATCTTCGGAGGTTAGAAACCTTCTTAGAACCCTTTTTGATAGCATTGATTTTACACTTCAGTTTTACACAGAACCTGTAATGTTTCCCTGAAGAGGAACGAATCTCTAAAAGAATCATTACCAAGAATTCACAATCCACATTAAAGGGTTCTTTTTAACGGCCCACTGGATGATTAACATGTTTTTACTTCCTATCAGAACCCGTTCTGTTAGGAAACCACGTATGGTTCCTCCAAGCAAAGGACCTTTAaaggtttcttttcttttgttatttggAACCTTTTCTGACGGGTAAACACTTTGGAAATTGGGTTCTACAGAGAAGCTTCTAAAGAGGGGTTTATTTTTAAAGGTAACAGACTCTAAGGGCTCTTTAATGGGACTCTATCATGATGAATTATTGTAATTCTTTCTGATATCAAAATAATTTTTGACTATGGATCTTAAAGGTGGACATTTGGAAATTTAGGGTCCTACGTTTAAGGGTTctaggaggagaagagagaagcgGTTTGTCATGCGGGTTGCTTGGTACAATAACTTTTTACTAGTTCTAATTTTTTAACTctcagggaaaaaaataattcttcaAGGGTTCTTTGGAATAACAGGCAAAGTTTCTCTCCTGTTGTGGAGTTATATGTCTACCCTTTAGATATGTTCTGCCCTAGAGATGtgaagaaaagtgttttttttttccttctgctttTCAGTGTGCTACAGGAAGAAGAGTTCTGAGAAATTCAGGTGTGTGCAAATAAAAGTCTTTCCAGGAATTTAAAAATAAGATGCAGTCCTGTTAAGATGATGGTTACAGGAAATAGAGGAAGTGTGTCTAAACCACATGACTAGTTCTGCTACTCAAAGACAAAACACCAACGATGTGACAGTTcagttctgaccaatcacagttcAGAAATCCACACCAGGTTGTGTAAAGATCTACTGGAATCTGGGGGAACTTTTGGGAAAATGCACGTTTAAGAAAGATTTTAGCATTAGTATtattaaaaggattttttttgtttagctctTTCTGTAAATCACTTGCTCAACATCTTCCTACTCTGTTTATTACAGCATATAACACAGCCATCACATGACTTCTGGgctctgtctgtttttcctgATATAAATGATGATTTATCAGAGAAcccaggtctctctctctctctctctctctctctctctctctctctctctctctctctctctctctctctctctctctcactcacacacacacacacacacacacacacacacacacacacacgatgtggTCATGAATTTTATTATACAAGACACAGTGATTCATTAACGATTTCTTAAGGATTAAGCTTCCCCTTTTATAATATCATCATGGACGCTCAGAATCCATAAAACCTTCATCAGGAATCCTGTACAAGTCTGAAGTAACCAGGACAGAATGAATATCTGCTGTATTTTTACCCAAAGTTTCGATTAATTACTGATTATTCAGTGAAAATAGATTAtggctgaatttttttttttttttttttacaaatcttGCTGCATGCCGCCACCTGCTGGTCAGATGACGGTATTTTCCGCAGAATTCTGTGaacaaaatgactttaaaatAAGTCTATAGTCCAAACATTAGagttaaaactgaactgaactgaactgaaatgtgtgaaagaatacagataataaattaatacaataaaaaaacaccaaatcCATATCAAAACATGTAACTGCCaatcagagtaaaaaaaaaaaacagtcctaatatttttatttatttatttgtttgtttgtttgtttgttgtaatCTTGTATTTTCCCCTCAAATAAAACTCTGTTTAGGTTAATTTCCAATGGATTgtagtaaaaaagaaaaataattaaacagataTTTGCTCAGTTACATAAAAAGGAAATACAACAATttacattctttaaaaatacTTGAATATACTAAAAGATCATTTTTCTAGTATTGACACGTGCATTGTGTAAGtcatatatttattagaaatccCAACAATACTTACATTTGAAAGATGTAAAGCTATAttaagacatactgtatgtattcttTAATGTATTGAGAACCTCCACATACAGAGATAAAACCCCCCAAACTCTACATGTGCCTTTGGTTCCCACCCAAACTTCCCTCTTATCTCCTGCAGCTTGTTATCAATGACAGAATGCTGATGAACAAGACACTGACTTTCACCACATTGACTGCTTTCTCTTAACCAGTAAGTAACTCTCATTGTTCATTATGGTTAATAATCATACTTCATAAGACAATGCAGTATTTTAGTGTTACTAAATACTGAATAtactaaacatttaataaaacccTGATGTATTGTGAGTCTTAGTGAAACTCTGTGtaactattttaaataaattaactttaaattaataaattaactcTGTGCAACtttttttagataaattatGCATTTTCTTATacaatattatgtatattatatctGAAATGTGCCTAAAATTCAATGCATGTCGTAACATTGAAAAGTGATGAGTGGTATAAAATTAAAGAGAGCGGAAAACCtttgaattttaaactttagttttatttattttttatttatttgtattaacatTTATATTGCATTCAATTAAAACTCTTTAATCCGGAACTCGAGTTTTGGAATGTTGTTTCATCCGGCGGCTTTTATAAGACGCACTCTTTAACAAAATAGCTTTGGGTTGTGTTACAATATATCTGTATGTCCCTCAAGTCGGCGCCCTATGTAGGGTGGACGTAGTGTTTGTTACTGCGCCATTTCTAGTGCACTTCGGTTTGCACAACGAGGTATTTGGGATGCAGCTATAGTAGTTAGCGGTTCGTAGTTCTTTACTTAGCCTTTAAAGCTAATGCTTTCCGAGCTGTTAGCTTGCTGGATGAATTTCTGACGTTATCTCGAGTTTGTACGAAAGTTTCACCTTTTTATTGCCATGTTTTTCTACttaaatgtgtaataatgtataatttGGTGATCAGGACGCTGTCAGTGTTGCTGGAGGACAAAAAGAGGACATTTGTGTAAGAAAACAAAGTATTTATTGTATTGGGTTTAATTACAAACCCTGTAATGTTGTGACAATGAGACGGAATTAATAACAGATCAGTTTTAATAATGAATCACTTTTTATTCTGCTGGTTTATTAAGAGTTTATAATATAAACTGTGTTATTAATAAgttaaatgttgaatatttcactttatttactggaatcttattattataaacatgcatCTATAAAATGCATCATTTCTCTTAGGTTGTTTTAGAAAAGTTATCATTCTGCAtttgatttaaaacaaacaaacaaaaagaaaacctaCACCGATGTGTAAATGATAATCAGCTGAAAtgttcactttattttattcccTATGACTCATTCaggtctttgtgtgtttttgttgtatttcaCCAGAGGGTTTTATTCAGTGAGATTATTTTAAAGTGCAGTTATGGTGCTGAAGATTTTCTTCCCACGATGCTGTAACATGGCTGACAGCGGTCTGCTCGTGGGTCGCTGGATCCCAGGACAGGACACCGCTGTGGTCCTGGCCGTCGTTCACTACCCCTTCATACCCGGCCATGTGAAGAAGTACCTGTGCGAGCTGCGCAGCCAAATTCAGCTGGATTTGACCGTTCTTGGGTCGTGGAGCTTATCCAAGGACGGTCAGAAGGAAATGGACGGCTTCTTGAAGGACCTCAGCACCatcttcactcactcacgctgGCTGCAGCTGAGCCGCGAGCCTGGCAAGAAAGGCTTCGCTTGTGAGGTGGTGTGCAAAAACGGCCACGCACCAGCAAGCGAGGAGGAAGACAAAATCATCTTTGTtcattatgatcagaggaaggttatgCTCTCGAAGCTTCATCCTGTCCTTGAAAATGGTGCTGATGTGGAGTCTTCGGAGCTACGTGCGGTTTTCCACACGGTTTCCCAAAGCGAGCCGCTGTTCCTCCTCGACAAATACGACGATGGGCCGCTGAAGCTGACACACTGGCAGTCGGACGGCAGGGAGGCGAGCATTATCATGGAACTGGTCAAACAGGCCTCCGTTCCCATCTGCATGCTGCTTACCATCCTGGTGTGTTggtggaagtggctgtggagcTTGAGGTGACGTggtgtatatgtttataaatccaggaaagattatattattacagagtatattattatattatacagaatggaaagaaaagagaaagtgtAATATCACTCAGCTCtttgtttaaatgcagttttaaagtTTTCACCTCAACACAAGTTCTGAAAAAGGAAAACTAGGCAGATGCTTCGTATGGAAATAACTCACTGAGTTCATTATCGCAAGTCTATAGAAATACTGCCATAAATTACAAACTGCACCtctaattttaatattaaacagcTGTCTTAACTGGTGCTCACATCACCTTTTTGTTCGTGTTTTGTGTTGAGTAGTTTGTAATGTATGGTGCCCCCTGCTGGCTGTAAGAAGAATTGCACCGAGTTGCATTGGGTTAAAACTGGGCAGATTTTTTTTGGGTGACAAATTTGCAGGTTTTTAGGTGCATTTGAAATTCTTCACCTGATCccaaaacacccccccccccttttttttacagGGTTCTGAATATTTGGCCGGTTCGCTTTATTTCGAGCAAGTTGTCCACCTGCGTTCAGGCAGTACACAGGACGGATCATTTTCAGACTGTCTTCTCTACTCGGAAAGCCACGACACACACGGACTTCATGAGGTACAAGATTCGAACCCTTTACTGTTGTATTAGTTTTAAAATACAGGCTCATATAATCCTCCTGTGGCATGTTTacagtaatgtggtgtgtgtgtgtctgtgtgtgttgtattttatcTCACTGTAGGAAGGCGAACATGTTTGTGTCCTTCTTTATGGATATAGCTCTGGGACTGCTGCTGATCTCTTGGCTCTACAGAGAGAATCGTATCAGCCAGCTAGCTAACACCTTAGTGCCGGTTGCTGATGTGAGCACTGTTTACACtcgcaacacaacacacacaatgacagaaAAAAGCTTGTTGACACACAGCTACACCTGTTTGTAGTGTTTAACGGCTGTACTGAATCAGAAGCAGGTGGGCGTGGTTTAAACATCATTGACCAACGAGAAATCCTGCCTTAACGATGCAGGACCGGTtttatgactggtgtttataatgtaaCATGTCACCTGTCAGTCAGAgaaaagaaggtgtggccttgATGGAGGTGTCAACAGtctaaagtcaagtcaagaagcttttattgtcatttacaccatatctagctgttacagtacacagtgacatgagacgacgtttctccaggatcagagtgttacataaaacacacacagagctataaggtgttaagttagtcctagatacataaagtgtatctgtgcagcctggtgtacacagtgtgagacaacaagacagacaagacagtgcaggacaaaagaccgtgcaaacaaaaagacaatacacgAGACATCACACAGAAACAGCTACCTGACACTCAGAGGAAAGGAGGCCTTCTTGTCATAGAGAACTTTGGGTTCTCCTGCAGGTGTAAATAAACTCTGTGGGTGTTATAAACATGATGGTTTACAGTAGAAACAGTATGTTTTAGATACTAAGCTCCGTGCTGTATGGGATATAAACAGGTcaagctgtttgtttttcagcatGTAGCCAAGGAGCTGCAGGATCTGCTGGAGTGGCTGATGGGCGCCCCCGCTGGTCTGAAGATGAATCGAGCGCTCGACGAGGTTTTAGGGAGATTTTTCCTCTACCATATTCACCTGTGGATCAGTGAGTGGTGGCACTTTTCACTGTTACTCAGACTgagtcgggggggggggggacgagacgatatttaaatataattaatttcattaggattttaaaaagtaaagtcTGAGCTCCTGGTTCACTCGTAGATCTCTTGTGTTTCTCGTGTCCTCAGGCTACATCCGTCTGATGTCTCCATTTATTGAAATGATCCTGTGGTACGTCGGACTGTCCGCCTGCCTGGGCTTGACCTTTGCCCTTTCTGTGCTGTCGGACATTGTGGCGCTTCTGACCTTCCACATCTACTGCTTTTATGTGTATGGAGCCAGGTAAAGGCATGACATGGTGACATCTAGCAAGCTTACAAACCTGAAACAAAGACCTTTCAGATACAGGAGacatcattataataatataataaaaacataagcTGAAGTTATAACCTGATCGactctttatatttaaacatttaacattttataggtgtatataagtgtgtataggtgtttatatgtttaagtGTTTATATAGGTGTATATAGGTGTTTATATAGGTGTTTATGGGTGTTTATAGGTGTGTATAGGTGTttatgggtgtttgtgtgtgtgtaggtgtatatgGGTGTTTATAGGTGTTTATAAGTGTATATAGGTATTTATGGTTGTTTATGGGTGTATGTAGGTGTTTATAGGTGTATACAGGTGTTCATATGTGTATATaggtgtttatgtgtttatacaTGTTTATAGGTGTTTGTGGGTGTTTATAGGCATGTATGGGTGTTTATAGGTGTTTATAGGTGTTTGCGGGTGTTTATAGGTGTGTATAGGTGTTTATAGGTGTTTATAAGTGTtcataggtgtgtgtataggtgtttAAGTGTGCTCTGCTTTCACAAAGATTAAATCTTGAGCTTGTAGACAACGGTTATGTTGATGAAtcaccagcagggggcagcGTCTGTTCTTTTTCATTCTGGATTCTCTGCAACTTGgaaaatctgaaatattaaagCTAAGAATGCAGTGAAACCGACATactattgtaaaaatattcttgGTGTCTATCAAAAAATTTACTTTTGtttaattctaaataaaacTTCACTACATTCTCTATATAAGTCTGATGATAAACGACGATGGCACTCACACTCAGGGTGGATGTCAGCGGTGATGACACTAATTTGCTGTTTAATCATTAAAGGCATGAGCTA is a genomic window of Tachysurus fulvidraco isolate hzauxx_2018 chromosome 15, HZAU_PFXX_2.0, whole genome shotgun sequence containing:
- the pigq gene encoding phosphatidylinositol N-acetylglucosaminyltransferase subunit Q, with protein sequence MVLKIFFPRCCNMADSGLLVGRWIPGQDTAVVLAVVHYPFIPGHVKKYLCELRSQIQLDLTVLGSWSLSKDGQKEMDGFLKDLSTIFTHSRWLQLSREPGKKGFACEVVCKNGHAPASEEEDKIIFVHYDQRKVMLSKLHPVLENGADVESSELRAVFHTVSQSEPLFLLDKYDDGPLKLTHWQSDGREASIIMELVKQASVPICMLLTILVCWWKWLWSLRVLNIWPVRFISSKLSTCVQAVHRTDHFQTVFSTRKATTHTDFMRKANMFVSFFMDIALGLLLISWLYRENRISQLANTLVPVADHVAKELQDLLEWLMGAPAGLKMNRALDEVLGRFFLYHIHLWISYIRLMSPFIEMILWYVGLSACLGLTFALSVLSDIVALLTFHIYCFYVYGARLYCLKIYGLTSLWRLFRGKKWNVLRQRVDSCSYDLDQLFLGTLFFTVLLFLLPTTALYYLVFTLLRLVVVTFQGLIHLSVDFINSFPLFAMGLRVCRPYRLAEGVKFCVLHEEPGAPLHLMMEINPLRCSTVLQCYRLETSGCSSRDSWLTLCKKLFVGELIYPWRQKTTKTD